A single genomic interval of Camelina sativa cultivar DH55 chromosome 11, Cs, whole genome shotgun sequence harbors:
- the LOC104723888 gene encoding calmodulin-like protein 2, with translation MDRGELSRVFQMFDKNGDGKIAKNELKDFFKSVGIMVPENEIKEMIEKMDVNGDGFMDIDEFGSLYQEMVEEKEEEEDMREAFRVFDQNGDGFITDEELRSVLASMGLKQGRTLEDCKKMISKVDVDGDGMVNFKEFKQMMRGGGFAALSSN, from the coding sequence atggATCGTGGAGAACTAAGTAGAGTATTCCAAATGTTCGATAAGAATGGAGACGGGAAGATTGCAAAGAACGAGCTGAAAGATTTCTTTAAAAGCGTGGGAATCATGGTCCCTGAAAATGAAATCAAGGAAATGATAGAGAAGATGGATGTGAATGGAGACGGGTTCATGGATATTGATGAATTTGGATCGTTGTATCAAGAAATGgtggaagagaaagaggaagaagaggacatGAGGGAAGCATTTAGAGTATTTGATCAAAATGGTGATGGATTCATTACAGATGAAGAGCTGAGGTCAGTGCTTGCATCAATGGGGTTGAAGCAAGGAAGAACACTTGAAGATTGCAAGAAAATGATAAGTAAGGTTGACGTTGATGGAGATGGTATGGTTAATTTTAAGGAGTTCAAGCAAATGATGAGGGGTGGTGGGTTTGCTGCTCTTAGCTCCAAttaa